The following is a genomic window from Anas acuta chromosome 3, bAnaAcu1.1, whole genome shotgun sequence.
ATGGCAACCCTTTAGTGTCAACTAACCAAAACTATGCTGTCATcgtaaagaaaaaagaggaggaggatgcctGTTTAAGGCTGTTCCAGATTGTTCTGTCTTCGTAGTGCTTGAAAGTTGTATCTTACTTGCACTGCACTGGTAGAAGAGGAAAATGATAGAAAAAGTGATCAATCCAAtttatgacaggaaaaaaaatgaaagaaatgatgcAGCAGCTGTCAGTGTCCTTGATTTGCAGGAATTTTACCAAAAACAACAAGCCCAAGCTCAAAACCCCATATAACTTTAGGGTTTAGGAAGAATAAGCATACAGCgatgtggggaaaaaattcCCCTTCCTGAACAAAGGTAAAACTGAAATACCTTGTTAAAGCCTGAAACACAATTTTTTAGATTTTAGCTGTATACAACTATGAGAGCAGAATTGTACTGCTTTACTGAAATACTTAATATAGCAGTTCTGCAATACACTTAATTTATGGCCATGTTGCTGTGGGTTTTTGACATAACATTTGTGACCCTAAGTCTAGCTGAGAGCATAATCCCTCTATCATTTTTGATACAGCAAAAAGAGGGGGGAGGGGAGTAATATTTAGATTTTCAGTAGTACTGAAAACAACTTATCATTCGTTTTctaagtattttatattaaagtaGTTGGGCCCTGAAATACCATATGCTCTTATTAGACACTTAAGTAGCTGTAAGTCAGTTTACATGTTCACCTAACTTCCAGCCAATATTCAGATTCCTGTTTGGGGTGtagagataaagaaaatatggaCACATACAAACTGGGACACAATTCATACTTTTGTCTAGAACCCAACGTCCCCCCTCCCAGAACCCAGCACCACccatttttaagagaaaagcagaaactgtGTCCCAGTTCTCATTTTTTGTGttcccagttttctttttttttttttttttaatcccaacTTTCTCTGCAGTTCCAGGGCCCTCAGCAGCACTAACAACCATGCAGCTGTTCTCCAAGCAGAACCCTTCGAGACAGGAAGTCACCAAACTCCAGCAGCAAGTAAAAGCCAACGGTGCGGGCGTGACAGTGCTCAAGCGGGAAATCTCAGAGCTTCGCACCAAAGTGCAAGAGCAACAGAAACAACTCCAAGATCAAGATCAGAAACTGCTAGAGCAAACACAAATCATAGGCGAACAGAACGCCCGACTGGCTGAGCTTGAACGCAAGCTGCGAGAGGTGATGGAGAGCGCAGTAGGAAGTTCTTCGGGCTCTGGCTCAAACGAACAATCTCctagaaaaaggaggaaggcgGTTGAATCCACAGACTGTCCTAGGAAATCTAAACGCCTTcgaaacagaaaataacttggGAGTAAATGACACCTTCAGGAGGATACACTGCTTCAGTAGCCCAAGCAGCTCTGCTTGTGTGGATACTGTGACTAGTTTCATGGTGTCCCTTAGGCTGCTGGCTCTTCAAAACACCACTTAGACTCGAacagtaattttctttcattaagaCTTTTCCCCTGCTTCCTGTATGGGTGGGCCTAATGCACAGGATCTTTAAGATTTGCAATAGATACATACTAACCAGACCTGCTCTGTTACATTTTGAagggttaatttttttttttctgtgcagatgtGTTTAAAGTAAACTTATTTGTGTTTATGCATATGTTCACATAAACTCTTAAATAAATTCAGTCTTAACTGACAAAAAAGTTAAGCTTAAAAACAGATGTCCTGTTCACTTGAAGAAAAGACCCgcttttaaaatcctgttttaGAGAACTTGACCTTTTTTGTTACAAGTGACCTTGTCTGGAATGTCTGAAAAGCAGTTAATACTTTTTTGGGATCTCTGTAATGAGTAAAACTGACTTCTTAAGCTACAGTGCTGgctatatatttttgtaaactTAACAAGGAAGGGCCTTCTATCCAGTCTTCGTGTGCGCACACCCTAGTAATTCTTAGGTCCTGGGAGCCATATTCTACGTTTGCATGGATAGATGCATGTACAGCTTAGCCTGCTAAAAGCTCTTGCCTGAAATTGTTCTAAATTCTGGGAGAGAGTACAGAGACCTACAAAGCAATTTCTTTGTTCCTCAGCCATAACTTAGCATCAGCTTTCAGCACAACTGCTTTCTTCAAATGAGGTTGTCTTATGAAAGTAGTTGCAGGAGGACTTGAACCCAGGCTGTCTGCCACTTTCACTGCCTGTAAATTGCAGGTGTTGCTAGCCAAAGCTGGAGAATTGAGAAGCTGCCTATGCATCGCTTGATTCATAGGCCAACatctaaataaatattagaCACATTGTCCCTACAATAACCAAACTCAGGGGGACATAATTTGAATGAAATGCTGTATTATGGAAAAAGTTAAActattttgtgtgtatgtgttcggggtggggtggggtggagaTTTCCTCTGTAATACTGATGACAATATTCTAGCTTTCTTCATCCTAAAAGGTAAATCACTTCAGACaaagctttaatttcttttgcacTTCTGTTTTGAGCTTGTAACTGGAAAAGCATGTCTTGCACTGTTCAGTCTCTGGTCACTTTAACAACCTCAGAGTTGTGTACAgtgatttcttttcccatctgtaTATTTTTGGAACCTTATACAAATACCATTgtccttgtttttgttttattgtactAAACTATGTAGCTTTATCATTTGACTtacgtttttgttttttgtttttttttaaatcagctgcTGGTTTGGGCTTAGGTGGTACTGAATTCACCTTGATGTGGCAATGAAAAGCACAGATGCTGCTTTTATGGCTGTTCAAAAGCCTAACACTATAACCAGAGAAAATACTATACTAATACTATAACCAGTGCAGGTTTTTCTTACGGTTTGTGTAGCTGTCAGCATAACACAGTAATTATACTAAAATCACCAAACAAATCAGAAATCTTCTGATCAAATGTTCTGGATCTGTagaactgtcatttttttcctgaaacgGAAGCTACAGCTTTTGCTTCTGGAACATACTAACTCATATCAGAAGTAACACTGCAAATGCCTAATTTTTTTTAGCAGACatttgattttcaaataaaCTTGTTTGCCAGATTGAGGCTTTTAAGAAGGTATGTTTCTTAAGAAAAGCGTGGAGCAAATGGTACAAGGTTATCTGGGGGAGAAGTTGAACTGTTAAAAGGCTGACTTGCTATTAGTGGTCTTCCATGGCTCttaatttttttacttttacagGTCTTTTGAAGAGAGGTATCAGCTgtgcagttttaaaataatggcaTATACTTCTTTTAAATCATAATTTTGAATGATTCTAAAGGTCAGCGTAAGAGCTGTAATTACTTTGTGTCACTCGGTACAAATTCACTTAATGGTCTTTCATAATGACAAATTCATGTAATAGTCTAATTACCAGATGATGTTTGTGGTTAAATACTTCTAAACAAGTATAAACCTGTGAAGTACATTTATTGAAAAGGCTTATTCGTACCTATCTTAATATACCTCAGTTTTAGATTCGTTATTCACTTCTACAAGATGCAACGACATTCCTCCCTTCACAACATACAAATAGTTTCAGGTTAATGGGGAGTACTGTTTATTTGTATGTCTGTGAACCTCTAGCTGTGGAAACTGAGGTGGAAAGAACGTCCGTGTATTTATTGTTACATGaaatattctctgtaaacagTGCCAAGTTGGAACCTTCAGCTCAAGGaagtgctgtgtgctgcaagTCAGCAGGTGCATCCTGCTCCTCTGCACCCTACCAAATACAGTCAAACTGAACCAAGCCCACTGAACTTCACGGACAGAGGGAAGGCTTACAAACAAGCTCTGATAAATGCCATCAAGTACACAATGAATGTGTACAACCTATTTCATTTCCACTTCccagggagggggagagaggttAGTGATGGTCCTGAAAAGGTGGGAGTATATACCAGTACTACAGAAGTAATGATAGTTTAGACAAAATAGCTGGAACACGAACTTCTGATGCTGTCTTTTCccttatttaataataataataataaaaaggcattttgcaATATATGAACAAGTTGATAAATAGGTTGTAGTAAAACTAAATCAcaattttgcagatttttgtgCAAATTCACAGTGTTTAGGATGTCAACCTACAAAAGTGCAGTGATAGCAGCAATCAGTGATTGTATCAAGGAAGAACCCCTCACTAGGGAGACTAAGATGTTTTTATGAAGTAAcatgaaaacattgttttatttgcagCCAACTATCAGATTGTGCAACAAGTTTTATGACATGGAGCAAGGGCTGAGACAGCTCCTCAGAGTTGAAAGAGAAAGTGATAGTACTGGTCTTCTGGAGTTAGTTTCTGAGAATTGCTTAAAACTGAGGCTGGCCATCCTTTTtgaccttttttaaaaataataataataataatagtaataataaagaactagaagttttcatttcataggttttatttattttttttatttaaaaaaaaagaagtttgggTATCTAATGAACATGGTGAAAATGATATCAGAAGACTAGAAGCTGCACAGTGATCCTTTTTTGAGGGAAAAGCCGTTCGCAATCATATCTTGCTCCCCAAATTGAACAAcctgtgatttttctgtgaatatgtaaatacagaaatactatCACCTTCTGAACAAAGGGTAATAGATATAATAGGTGAAAGCCCTGAAGGAAGAAAGACACTACCTacttaacaaaataaatttctcagATTAATGACCAGATAGAAATAGTAACTCCTTAAATTTCTAACACTCTTAGCATAGCACATTAATTTAATCACAGAAGTTTATTAATGTTATGAGGATGTCTTTTCATAATTTCTTAATGTGAAAGTTAAGTCTGCATTGAACAGAACTTAGTTGCTCTTACTGCAATCTTCCAAGAGTTAACTATGGGGAGTGCTTAGATTACCTAGGGAATTTTGTACATTAAGGGCTTCTTGAAAACAGTATGGCATGGGAGCTGTAAAATCCATCTTCAGAACAGAGAAGACTACCCAATTTGTTGGTAATCCTGATGGTTTTAAAAACGTAACTGATCAATTACAGTGATGGATCATTCATACGTTCACCAGTAAATTTAGTTTGGGATACTTTATAGTGATTTGCCCACTAGTTGTGAGCTATTCTGATACTCTGCAGTTCCATTCCTGCACTGCTTTATGCTGTATCTGGACCAACCCTGTTGTCCACGTGCTCTCTGCTGTTGCAGAGGCGTGCTGACTGCATCACACCTTCCTGGTTCAGCAGGGATGCGCTGCCAGGTTTGGTTTATGTGTAACTAAACACTCCGCGATTTCTGTTCTAGCCTTGTGCTGGCTGAAGACGTGCTAGGTACTGGACCTCTCTGtcttctgaagagaaaatgcCAGGTACAGATACTGTTCGCTTGCTGAAGACCTAAAAAATCTGGATTTGTTATGTGGACTGCCTTAACCAAAGAAAGACTCCGTGATTACAtagtaaatacataaataaacaaatatttgcacTTGAAGATGCTTGGGCAACTAAATTTTCTAAAACTTTCCCATTTAATATCTTTCCCAGCTATTTAAGCCATGTTTGTCTGATAGGACCATTTAGTTTATAAATCTGGAATCTTTTATCAATTTTCCCTCCGAAACTCGTGACTTCAGAAACCCACAGTGCAGTAAATATGCCTCAATGATCAACCACCAGAACGATCATattctccctctcctccagctATCACCTTTCTTACCAGCAGACGTTCACACTTTTAGCAGTATCGTTCCAATGGATGAGAAGGTCCTTGGTGCAATGACAGCAATGCTAAACCTGGAAATACAACTGTAAGAGaaaaatttcagaaacattacATACAGTGTTTAGAGTGCAGCTGAGTGAAACACCCATGATCTTGGCAACTTTGCACTTGGTCTTGGTACTGATAGCACAAAAGTACTTCCCGGCCTAATGTGAAGGAGTCAGTGAACAAACGGTAAAACTTTTTCTAAACGTCCCTTGCCAGGACAAAGTGCCATGATGAAATTTAGACATCTGTTTATGCTGCAGCAGTCCTCAGAAAGACTACAAAATTAGATCATGTGGCTAAGCAGAGAAAAGCTGTGAGTTAACTTACCTCCTTTTTTTCACTTCTAATTCATATTTTAACATACACAGATTAAAATGCatgcaaacaaaaccatttGCTGTTATGTTTTACAGATCCTGTGCTTTGTCCATTACTTTAGATCATACCATCTTCAAGTGGGGATCACATTTCCCCTGTTTTCACAGCTACACCTGTGACTTTTAGCAGCTTGCATGTATtagccttttttattattatcaataAATTTTAAGTGAGTCAACATGAGCCTTGAGATATCTGTTAATGTCATGAATAAGGTCTTACTTTCTTTGTGGTAACTTCTGTTGTTATCACTACTGTTGGTTATTTGAATATCAATGCATTTATGGACAACTAAAATTCCAAGCAATAGTCGTTTAACTTCTACATAAAGTAATCTTTGTAGTCAAACTGCTCACAGTTAAGtgtaataagaaaaatagatgCAGGTGCAGATTACATTGAGTTTAGTTCTTACCGAGCAGTTTGTCAATGAAGTTCCTAAAACATCATAGACacataaaggttggaaaagccctccaagatacctggtccaaccatctccGTACCACCAATACCACCccctaaaccatgtccccaaacACCccgtccaacctttccttgaataCCACCAGGGccgtgactccaccacctccctgggcaacccgtcccaacgcctgactgctctttctgagcagaaatgtctcctcattgccaacctgaacctcccctggtgcaacttgaggccgttCCCTCTTGTGCTATTGTTTCTCTGCAAGATAAGCAGTCTTCTCATCTCCTCAccacttcctttcaggtagttatcTTCACAATATGTGAATAAAAAAGACCTTGGTGCAGGCATTTTGAATGGTAATTAGACATCTTTAGGCACCTTacaaaaatttgtattttggcCAGAGGCAGCTAGTCCTTACAGCCACACACGACTTAcctttggagaagagaaagcattttttcaggAACCACTACACAGTGCTGTCGTATGCTTTTCCTATTTTCAGCCTTGCTTCCTAAGAAAATGAGTCATATGAGACTTCATTGTCTCCCCACGTACGCCTAGTGACTTTTGGACACGATGCCTGACGGAAATCTCACAGATAGTTAAAACCTCACGAATTTAACCGAAGCTGGCAGGCGGCTGGGCCAGATCAGTGTGTAACTAAAGGGAAAGGCAGAACCATCCTgcaccagcccagctccagaTCTGCTGCAACGCCTCCGCCTGTGTCTCCTGCCCCGCTGAGGGGCGGAGAGGAGCAGGCGAGGGGCAAACCCAGCGCGTGGGGCTCGGGCGGCGCCTTCCTCGCCCTTTCGACCATTTTGAGCTACGCGACCGGCAACGAAGGCGCTGCCGCCTCAACCCTGCTGCCTCACAGCCCCCCGGAGGCCGTTGCCGGGCTCTCCCCGCTGGATTCCCTTCCCCTAGCGGTGGAAGCGGGGCCGTGAGGCGGCCGGgcgctgcctccctccccccccaggcaccccctGAGGCACCTCAGGGCGGCTCCGCCCCGCCCCGGCGCCAATCGGCAGCGCTCAGGGCGGGCTCCTCGCTATAAAGCGCCGCGCCGGGGGGCGCCCGCAGCCGggcgggcagggcagcaggcatGGGGAACGCGGTGGCCAGGGAGGACTTCGAGTGGGTGTACACGGACCAGCCCCACGCCGACCGCCGCAAGGAGATCCTgggtgaggaggggaggagaagcGGCGGGAGGGGGGTGGCGGAGCTCCTCCGTGAGGGCTGCGTGGCGAGGGGGGGATCCCCGCAAAATGGCTGCCGGCCCCgcgggggggagggaggggaagggaaggagacgcggaggctgctgctggcggcggggcctgtgtggagctgggagcCGGCTCTGTGGggtgaggaggagaagggaaaggggaagggaagggacggGAGGAGCCGGGCCCGctagggagggagggagggaaggagccgCGCGGTGTCCGCCGCAGCCACGTCCTGCGGCCGGAGGAGCCGGGCTCCCCTCAGGGCCGCCGGCGCGAAGCCATTTCCTTCCCGGCCCCCTTGGGGTGACAGCGCTGCTCGTCACAAAATCGTCCGGCCGCCGAGCAGCGGAAATGTGGTGAAATTGCTTGGTCCTGGGCTTAATCTGAAAGCTCGTTATAGCTATAAATGTACCACACGGAATGGGGGTCTCTCCTTCCTTAATTAGGAGGCGGGAAAGGAACGGTTATATGTTCCTCTGCCATCTAATTAGGGCGGCATGCTGTGATGAGagcttataaataaaatttttaaatcgAATTCTCTCCCGTGTAGCTAAGCATCCCGAGATAAAGGCGTTGATGAAGCCAGACCACAACTTGATCTGGGTGGTTGTGCTGATGGTCCTGGCGCAGCTGACTGCCTTTTACCTCGTTAAGGACTTGGACTGGAAGTGGGTGGTCTTCTGGGCGTACGTGTTCGGGAGCTGTATTAGCCACTCCATGACTCTGGCGATTCACGAGATCTCCCACAACAGTGCCTTTGGCAATAGCAAAGCCATGTGGAACCGGTGGTTTGGAATATTTGCCAACCTCCCTCTTGGTCTCCCGTATTCGATATCCTTCAAGAGATACCACATGGATCACCATCGATACTTAGGAGGCGATGGAATCGACGTGGACATCCCTACCAACTTCGAGGGCTGGTTTTTCTGTACCCGCTTCAGGAAGTTCATATGGATTGTTCTTCAGCCGTTCTTCTATGCCATTAGACCCCTCTGCATCAATCCCAAACCAATTACTCGACTTGAAATCATCAACTTGTTGGCTCAGCTTTCCTTTGATGTCGTGATATATTATTTATGGGGAGCCAAATCCATTTTTTACATGCTTGCTGGTTCAGTACTTGGACTCGGTTTGCACCCGATTTCAGGACACTTCATAGCTGAACATTACATGTTTCTGAAGGGCCATGAGACTTACTCCTATTACGGGCCACTTAATTTGCTCACTTTTAATGTTGGCTATCACAATGAGCACCACGACTTCCCCAATATTCCTGGCAAGAGCCTCCCACTGGTAAGTTTACTTCCCAGGTcgttcttttttcttcaaatgagcTTTACTCTAATTTGAAAATCAGGTTGAACATAAATAGTTACAAGAAAGGAAGTTACAGTGTTACAGCCCTTGGAAGTTAGAATGGAATATGGCAATTGCTtctctaaaacaaaaaatgggaGTAGATTGATGGGGAGAAGCCCCAAACAAACTTCTCATGTGCTGTCTGTTCTAACCCCTTCTGTAAAAGGAGAGGAAATGCATGTCTTGCTGTCTTGGCTTTATGCTTTGTACTGACTTTAGGCCTCTGTTATGGACAGCCTTTGGTATTCTTCGGTTTGGAAGTATGCAGAAAACTAGTCAAGTTTCAGGCACCTTCAGAGGCTTGTCAGctctgtttctgaaatactAAGTAAAACATTGCAATGCATGCTTATCCTTCAGTCCCTTATCAGTGACATTCTCTGGTGGGGGAAGGAGATATGGTTTGAGGAATGGCTGGTGTTTGTGTTGTTGACAAATGCTTAATAGCTTTCTATTCTGGAGCAGCTCAGTCTTTCTCTAATGAGAACCTTTGAATGCTAAGTAAGTATCAGCTGTACAATGGCAAGGCTTCAAAACTAAGATCTGTGACATTTGCATAAGTCTAAGTAGCAGATGTAAAGTTTTGAATTGGTTCTCTCCCATTTTAGTCTTTGCTAGTTGCTTTTAAGTTGGAGcttaattctttctttgtttctcaacGAGAGTACAGGTGTCCAGGACTATACCTAAAGGTAATCTtcaattaaatgtgttttttgtcaCACTAAATTTGTAGTTTGACAGAAGCTGTAGTGTTGGGCTTGTAGCTTTGTCCTTGTGGTTGGCAAGTGAGACCTGGGTAAGACTGTGCCTTAAGTGGAGCCTTAgctctttttaaagagaaattacatttcttaAGCTATATTTGGAAGATTAAGTCTATGAATAATTTGTGTGAGCTCACCTAACTCACCATTGATGTGTAGATCTCTGCTGGTAAACCAAGTTTCACTTCATGCACCAATACTGAAGTTCCAAATatggaatgatttttttcaagcatttcattgcagagagaaaaactCTACTCTGCTACAGGACTGTTAGTCTACAGGTTTGATGAGAAAAGTCTTTTCTTTGAACAGCTTAGCTAATTTCATTGGACTGGACTCTGCTATGCTCTGAGCTTAAAATTTGCTGAATTAGTGGGGGCGAACT
Proteins encoded in this region:
- the DEGS1 gene encoding sphingolipid delta(4)-desaturase DES1, coding for MGNAVAREDFEWVYTDQPHADRRKEILAKHPEIKALMKPDHNLIWVVVLMVLAQLTAFYLVKDLDWKWVVFWAYVFGSCISHSMTLAIHEISHNSAFGNSKAMWNRWFGIFANLPLGLPYSISFKRYHMDHHRYLGGDGIDVDIPTNFEGWFFCTRFRKFIWIVLQPFFYAIRPLCINPKPITRLEIINLLAQLSFDVVIYYLWGAKSIFYMLAGSVLGLGLHPISGHFIAEHYMFLKGHETYSYYGPLNLLTFNVGYHNEHHDFPNIPGKSLPLVKKIAAEYYDNLPQYNSWIRVLYDFVMDDTISPYSRMKRQLKGEVKQD